A single Ignavibacteriales bacterium DNA region contains:
- a CDS encoding NAD-dependent epimerase/dehydratase family protein, which translates to MNKIAVVTGGNGFVGSHLVDLLLEKGLQVRCIVRKSSDLKWLNGKPVEILPVGLESQEALEKVLEGADYLYHVAGVVKSKKPEGYYDGNVEATETLLKAALRAAPTLRRVLIVSSQTAAGPSSDGKAVTEDMECRPITTYGRSKREQEKTAMRYMDKLPITICRAPAVYGERDTEIFIYFNTFSKGITTSVGFDQKKVSLIHVKDLVRGMVMAAEADKSKGEIYFITSEKYYTWKEIGAVTADILKKKALTIPVPHGVVFVIAAVAQFFSLFSSKAATLNIEKARDLTQSYWICDSAKAKRDFGFRQEISIEQGIAQTCAWYKKEGWI; encoded by the coding sequence ATGAATAAAATAGCAGTCGTAACGGGGGGAAACGGGTTCGTCGGAAGTCATTTGGTAGATCTTTTGCTCGAGAAGGGGCTGCAGGTCAGGTGTATTGTCCGCAAGTCAAGTGATCTTAAATGGCTGAACGGTAAGCCGGTTGAGATACTGCCTGTAGGGCTTGAGAGTCAGGAGGCTCTTGAGAAAGTTCTGGAAGGAGCTGACTATTTATATCACGTGGCCGGGGTGGTTAAATCCAAGAAGCCGGAAGGGTACTATGATGGAAATGTTGAAGCAACTGAAACCCTTCTCAAGGCCGCATTGCGTGCTGCTCCTACGTTAAGGAGGGTGCTCATAGTCAGTTCTCAGACAGCTGCGGGACCATCATCCGATGGAAAGGCGGTAACTGAAGATATGGAATGCCGGCCAATAACCACATACGGCAGAAGCAAGCGTGAACAGGAAAAAACGGCGATGAGATATATGGATAAGCTCCCCATCACGATTTGCCGTGCCCCTGCGGTTTATGGCGAGCGTGATACAGAGATATTTATATATTTTAATACATTCTCAAAGGGAATTACAACTTCAGTTGGATTTGACCAGAAGAAGGTAAGTCTCATTCATGTGAAGGATCTGGTCAGGGGTATGGTAATGGCCGCTGAAGCTGATAAATCGAAGGGGGAGATATACTTTATCACCTCTGAAAAATATTATACATGGAAAGAGATTGGAGCAGTTACAGCTGATATACTTAAAAAGAAAGCGCTGACTATTCCGGTTCCTCATGGAGTGGTTTTTGTGATTGCCGCGGTTGCCCAGTTCTTCTCACTGTTCAGCAGTAAGGCTGCAACACTTAATATTGAAAAGGCCAGAGACCTAACTCAGAGTTATTGGATTTGTGACAGCGCAAAAGCAAAAAGGGATTTTGGGTTCAGGCAGGAAATCTCAATAGAGCAGGGAATTGCCCAAACCTGTGC
- a CDS encoding aminotransferase class I/II-fold pyridoxal phosphate-dependent enzyme has product MDLFKKCYEFTRADEIKAMDLYPYFRPIQENEGPVVQIEGRKVVMAGSNNYLGLTSHPKVKEAAIKAIEKYGTGCSGSRYLTGTIDLHNELEYRLAKFFNKPAVLLYSTGYQTAQGIIPTLVNRGEYVVSDKDNHACIVAGNLMARGATAEIVRYKHNDMNDLERVMKKLPIDAGKLLVSDGVFSTGGEIVDLKTLNQIAKKYNAKILIDDAHATGVIGKGGRGTASEFDLEDEIDLTMGTFSKTFASLGGFVAGEERVINFLKHASPALIFSASPTPASVAAALAALDILEAEPERVTRLIRNATKVRTELKEAGFNVVDGRTAIVPVIVGSDELAFQMWRLLYEAGVFVNVFISPGVPAGRQMMRTSYMSTHEDEHLDYIIDTFKKTGRQLGLIE; this is encoded by the coding sequence TTGGATCTCTTTAAAAAATGTTATGAATTTACGAGGGCCGATGAAATAAAGGCCATGGACTTATATCCCTATTTCCGTCCTATTCAGGAAAATGAAGGGCCTGTTGTTCAGATTGAAGGACGGAAGGTTGTGATGGCCGGCTCAAATAACTATCTGGGTCTGACCTCGCATCCTAAAGTAAAAGAAGCTGCCATTAAAGCAATTGAAAAATATGGAACCGGCTGTTCCGGCTCCCGCTACCTTACCGGTACGATTGATCTTCATAATGAGCTTGAATACCGTCTTGCAAAATTCTTTAATAAGCCCGCTGTTCTCTTATATTCTACCGGATACCAGACGGCTCAGGGTATTATCCCGACTCTGGTAAATCGCGGCGAATACGTGGTTTCCGACAAAGATAATCATGCCTGCATAGTTGCAGGGAACCTGATGGCAAGAGGTGCAACGGCTGAGATTGTCCGCTACAAGCACAATGACATGAATGACCTTGAAAGGGTCATGAAGAAACTACCTATTGATGCCGGTAAACTTTTAGTAAGTGACGGTGTCTTTTCAACGGGCGGAGAGATTGTTGACCTGAAAACACTTAATCAGATTGCCAAAAAATATAATGCCAAAATTCTGATTGATGATGCGCATGCAACAGGAGTAATCGGCAAGGGAGGAAGAGGAACAGCCAGCGAGTTTGATCTTGAAGATGAGATTGACCTTACCATGGGTACTTTTAGCAAGACTTTCGCATCACTCGGCGGATTTGTCGCCGGTGAAGAACGTGTTATCAATTTCCTGAAGCATGCATCCCCTGCACTTATCTTCAGTGCATCCCCTACTCCGGCTTCTGTTGCTGCAGCACTGGCAGCATTAGATATTCTGGAAGCTGAACCGGAACGGGTAACCAGACTTATCCGGAACGCAACCAAAGTAAGAACGGAATTAAAAGAAGCCGGCTTCAATGTTGTTGACGGAAGAACTGCAATTGTGCCGGTTATTGTGGGCAGTGACGAACTTGCATTCCAGATGTGGCGTCTGCTTTATGAAGCAGGTGTTTTTGTGAATGTATTTATTTCGCCGGGAGTACCGGCGGGCCGTCAGATGATGAGAACAAGCTATATGTCAACCCATGAGGATGAACATCTTGATTACATCATTGATACTTTTAAGAAAACCGGCAGACAGTTAGGTCTTATAGAATGA
- a CDS encoding peptidylprolyl isomerase — protein sequence MQNAFSTSTAEIETSEGKITVKLNSGIAPFSAGNFIKLAKDGFFKGVNFHRVVPGFVIQAGDRTGTGWGGPGYEIISEYSWAPYIPGTMGMASAGKDTEGSQWFITQWYYPHLQGRYTVFGSVIEGFDTVTRIPQGTYIRTITVR from the coding sequence ATGCAGAATGCATTTTCAACCAGCACAGCTGAAATTGAAACAAGCGAAGGGAAAATTACCGTAAAATTAAATTCCGGAATTGCTCCCTTTTCGGCAGGAAATTTTATCAAACTGGCAAAAGACGGATTTTTTAAGGGGGTAAACTTTCACAGAGTGGTTCCCGGCTTTGTCATCCAGGCAGGTGACCGCACGGGAACAGGATGGGGCGGCCCCGGTTATGAAATCATTTCTGAATACTCATGGGCTCCGTATATACCAGGCACCATGGGCATGGCAAGCGCGGGCAAGGATACAGAGGGTTCACAATGGTTTATTACGCAATGGTATTACCCTCACCTTCAAGGCAGATATACGGTCTTTGGCAGCGTTATTGAAGGATTTGACACTGTTACCCGCATACCGCAGGGTACGTATATCAGAACGATTACCGTCCGCTAA
- a CDS encoding DUF4835 family protein — translation MRKYLVFFIILMFRPASGQELLATVTANFQNLPVVNKEILVNFAADLENYINNTRFTGSEWPYAKIRCSFQISFISATDELNYQAQLVVVSQRQIYKSDKFSPMLRVFDSNWNLMYERNQQFYFNPMMFNSVTSLLDYYAYVIIGLDEDSWEKLAGTENFKRAADIVNLAASSRYSKGWESATGSYNRKDLVENMLNEKYRLFREAFADYHLGVDLSVRNRKSAQERVVKIVDALESIQSQIDLKSVYPKTFFDAKHGEIVDLLSDYADKEVFRKLKRLDPPHASKYDEMLR, via the coding sequence ATGAGAAAATATCTGGTTTTCTTTATAATCCTGATGTTCCGTCCCGCCTCAGGCCAGGAACTTCTTGCCACGGTGACGGCAAATTTTCAGAATCTGCCTGTCGTGAATAAAGAGATTCTTGTCAATTTTGCAGCCGATCTTGAAAACTACATAAATAATACCAGGTTTACGGGAAGTGAGTGGCCCTACGCGAAAATCCGCTGCTCGTTTCAGATTTCTTTTATCTCAGCAACAGATGAGCTAAATTATCAGGCGCAGTTAGTTGTTGTTAGCCAAAGGCAGATATACAAATCTGATAAATTTTCCCCAATGCTTCGCGTATTTGATTCAAACTGGAATCTGATGTATGAAAGAAACCAGCAGTTTTATTTTAACCCTATGATGTTCAATTCAGTTACCAGCCTGCTGGATTATTATGCGTATGTCATAATCGGACTTGATGAAGATTCATGGGAGAAACTGGCCGGGACTGAAAATTTTAAGAGAGCTGCTGACATCGTTAATTTGGCCGCATCCTCACGTTATTCGAAGGGCTGGGAATCTGCAACAGGATCATACAACAGAAAAGACCTTGTTGAAAATATGCTGAATGAAAAATACCGTCTGTTCAGAGAAGCATTTGCTGATTATCATCTCGGTGTTGATCTTTCGGTCAGGAACAGAAAGTCTGCTCAGGAAAGAGTAGTGAAGATTGTGGACGCTCTTGAATCAATTCAGTCACAGATAGATCTTAAAAGTGTCTATCCAAAAACGTTTTTTGATGCAAAGCACGGTGAGATAGTTGATCTGCTCTCTGATTATGCTGATAAGGAAGTTTTCAGGAAACTGAAGAGGTTAGACCCTCCGCATGCTTCAAAATATGATGAGATGCTGAGGTAG
- a CDS encoding helix-hairpin-helix domain-containing protein, whose protein sequence is MRVPGVIAFFLIFSFGLLAQTDSLEGVSEPFNFVSEEESGSFFEYITDLFTTGIHLNRASKADFLELDGFDEETAEKIIHYRRENGKFYSTGELYIIPGINQDIIRKYFSFFRVDEAWASGRIINGNLLYRQEKQFNNDLPASYPGSEFRQMLKADIRFPNDIQARFITEKDPGELSFADHYTGFINWKSATMIRSLTTGSFILRSPAGLLSGAAYYIPFGSRISRFSPDIQVRGFSSSEENRFLLGGAAELELSGVTLTPFYSSNSYDGSFSSYNEYYSLIDGGYHRSITERRLRDGLKITSSGISANVTHSSGAGGSFTFYHQDIKSALNRGVNNFASASLSASFYEFSAMSELVYSSSGLNVVIHAGRKSTGKTPAGVYFRRLRENSLPVYANPYRESSYLYSETGGGLYFRINPFSLPLDIVTDVFSYHRKTEPVTLTGFRCMIKSEKRLNSSTVIKAVYSVRSKDKIISELLSQKNSMGARHSVSIIVQNYFSAEASVRNRLIYNVYDNTVTVSEDGFAYITEFRYQKEKYGIILGYSGFSGEMIETASYFSERTFLDYGLFKSLIGTGNYLYTSLFANLPFGFRLSLRAGLENKTSYDGLAVNSSNGSVILQYTW, encoded by the coding sequence ATGAGAGTGCCGGGGGTTATAGCATTCTTTCTGATTTTCAGCTTTGGGCTGCTCGCCCAGACTGACTCACTGGAAGGTGTTTCAGAACCGTTTAATTTTGTGAGCGAAGAGGAGTCAGGTTCTTTTTTTGAATATATAACCGATTTATTCACTACAGGAATTCATCTCAACCGCGCCAGTAAAGCGGATTTCCTGGAACTTGATGGCTTTGACGAAGAGACCGCTGAAAAAATCATTCATTACCGGCGTGAAAACGGTAAGTTTTATTCCACGGGAGAACTATATATTATTCCCGGAATTAATCAGGATATCATAAGAAAATACTTCTCTTTTTTCAGAGTTGACGAAGCATGGGCATCCGGCAGAATCATAAACGGTAATCTACTGTACAGGCAGGAAAAACAATTTAACAATGATCTGCCAGCATCATATCCCGGGAGCGAATTCAGGCAGATGTTAAAAGCAGATATCCGTTTTCCAAATGATATTCAGGCGAGATTTATAACCGAAAAAGATCCTGGTGAACTCAGTTTTGCCGATCATTACACCGGATTCATAAACTGGAAAAGCGCAACTATGATCCGGTCGCTTACCACCGGTTCCTTTATTCTCCGCTCACCCGCCGGATTGCTTTCCGGAGCAGCTTACTATATACCATTCGGCAGCCGTATATCCCGGTTCAGTCCGGATATTCAGGTAAGAGGTTTTAGCAGCAGTGAGGAAAACCGTTTCTTGCTTGGCGGTGCGGCTGAACTTGAACTTTCCGGTGTTACGCTCACTCCTTTTTACTCAAGTAACAGCTATGATGGCAGTTTCAGCAGTTATAATGAGTATTATTCCCTCATTGATGGCGGCTATCACAGGAGTATTACTGAACGCAGGTTAAGGGACGGGCTGAAGATTACGAGTTCTGGGATATCTGCTAATGTTACACATTCCTCAGGGGCCGGAGGAAGTTTTACATTTTATCATCAGGATATAAAAAGTGCGTTAAACCGGGGTGTGAATAATTTCGCGTCCGCTTCCCTGTCAGCAAGTTTTTACGAATTTTCCGCAATGAGTGAGTTGGTTTACAGCAGCAGCGGATTAAATGTTGTTATCCATGCAGGCAGAAAATCAACGGGAAAAACCCCTGCAGGAGTATATTTTAGACGGCTTAGGGAAAACAGTCTTCCTGTATACGCAAATCCATACCGTGAAAGCAGTTATCTTTATTCCGAGACCGGAGGCGGCTTATACTTTCGAATAAATCCATTTTCACTTCCGTTAGATATCGTCACAGATGTTTTTAGTTACCATAGGAAAACAGAACCGGTCACTTTGACAGGATTCAGATGCATGATAAAGAGTGAAAAACGATTGAATTCCTCAACAGTCATTAAGGCCGTTTATTCGGTCCGGTCAAAAGATAAAATAATCTCCGAACTCCTTTCACAAAAAAACAGCATGGGAGCCCGGCATTCGGTATCAATTATTGTGCAGAATTATTTTTCCGCGGAAGCCTCCGTCCGGAACCGGCTGATATATAATGTCTATGATAATACAGTAACAGTAAGCGAAGACGGATTTGCTTATATAACCGAATTCCGGTACCAAAAGGAGAAGTATGGTATTATCCTGGGCTACTCCGGATTTAGCGGAGAGATGATTGAGACTGCATCCTATTTCAGCGAACGGACTTTCCTCGATTACGGTCTCTTTAAATCACTCATCGGTACAGGAAACTACCTTTACACTTCCCTGTTTGCAAATCTTCCGTTTGGTTTCAGACTCTCTTTGAGAGCCGGACTGGAAAACAAAACCAGTTATGACGGCTTAGCTGTAAACAGTAGTAACGGCAGTGTTATCCTCCAGTACACGTGGTAA
- a CDS encoding NAD(P)/FAD-dependent oxidoreductase — MSKKEKVVIVGGGFGGLTAAKRFKNTDFDVLVIDRTNHHLFQPLLYQVATAALSPADIAVPIRAVFKDQENVTVLMDEVKSVDKTAKKLKLSSSSVDFDYLILAPGARHSYFGNPEWEKNAPGLKTVEDALQIREKILLAFERAELTTDPEERKTLMTFVVIGGGPTGVEMAGAIAEMARKDLKDDFRRINTSDTRIFLIEAAPGILSSYPDDLSFRAKEDLSEMGVTVLSGRKVTSLNDGAVMLDNEKIHAGTIIWAAGNQASPLLQSLDVPLDRAGRVFVEPDLSIPGSPDIFVIGDSAFFKDEKEGVLPGIATVAIQQARHVVSLIDNNKKQNRKPFVYRNKGSMATIGRAKAIAVVGNLKFSGVIAWLLWSFIHVLYLIGFRNRFKVMAEWVWYYLSFRHSVRLITRNG; from the coding sequence ATGTCTAAAAAAGAGAAAGTAGTAATAGTTGGCGGCGGTTTTGGAGGACTGACGGCTGCTAAAAGATTTAAAAACACCGATTTTGATGTCCTCGTTATTGATCGCACAAATCATCATCTCTTCCAGCCGCTTCTGTATCAGGTTGCAACTGCAGCACTTTCACCTGCAGATATTGCCGTCCCGATCAGGGCAGTTTTTAAGGATCAGGAGAACGTCACCGTTTTGATGGATGAAGTGAAGTCAGTAGATAAAACAGCTAAAAAACTTAAATTAAGCAGTTCTTCAGTGGATTTTGACTATCTCATCTTAGCACCGGGAGCCAGGCATTCATATTTTGGAAATCCTGAATGGGAAAAAAACGCTCCGGGATTAAAAACCGTTGAGGATGCTCTTCAGATTCGTGAGAAAATACTCCTTGCTTTTGAACGTGCCGAACTGACCACTGACCCGGAGGAAAGAAAAACTCTTATGACATTTGTGGTTATCGGAGGCGGGCCTACAGGGGTGGAGATGGCAGGCGCTATTGCGGAGATGGCAAGAAAAGACCTCAAGGATGATTTCAGAAGAATAAATACTTCAGATACCAGAATATTCCTTATTGAAGCAGCACCGGGAATTCTGAGTTCCTATCCCGATGACCTTTCATTCAGAGCAAAGGAAGACCTCAGCGAAATGGGGGTAACCGTTTTATCCGGCAGAAAGGTCACTTCTTTGAATGACGGGGCAGTCATGCTGGATAATGAAAAAATACATGCAGGAACCATCATTTGGGCAGCGGGAAATCAGGCATCCCCCTTATTGCAATCTTTGGATGTACCTCTTGACAGGGCTGGCAGAGTATTCGTCGAACCGGATCTTTCTATTCCAGGTTCACCGGATATTTTCGTAATCGGAGACTCAGCTTTTTTTAAGGATGAGAAGGAAGGAGTGCTTCCGGGAATTGCAACGGTTGCAATCCAGCAGGCGAGACATGTTGTTTCACTGATTGACAATAACAAAAAACAGAATCGAAAACCTTTTGTTTATCGAAACAAAGGAAGTATGGCAACGATTGGCAGGGCAAAAGCGATTGCCGTAGTCGGAAATCTTAAATTCTCTGGGGTGATTGCCTGGCTGCTCTGGTCATTTATTCACGTCCTTTATCTGATCGGGTTCAGAAACCGCTTTAAGGTAATGGCTGAATGGGTGTGGTACTATCTCAGTTTCAGGCACTCGGTACGGCTTATCACTCGAAACGGATAA